DNA from Petropleomorpha daqingensis:
CGAGTTGGTGAGTTCGTCGATGGTGCGCATGGCGGCGGCCCCTCAGCGGAAAAGCGGCAACGGGGTGCCGGTACTCAAGGGCCCCCCGCCCTGGCCCACGTCCCCCGGTGGAGGGTGGGCGCTCACCACTTGGGGTGACGACCTACCATCCATCGGGTTGCAGTGAACCGGGTCTCGAACCTATTCGGCGCGTCGCGGGCCGCTATATGGCGGATGTCGCCAAGAATGGGGGAGGCCGTCCAGGGACACCTGACAGCGGGCGGGGATGTGGCACTCTGGATGGCAACCAAAGGGGGATGAGCCGGTGACACAGAGCGATGCTTCGCTCGCAGGTGCCACGCAGCGTAGCGCCGCACTCCCGTTCCGTCATAGTCGGGACGGTGGGCGCGCCACTTTCTCACAGCCTTTCGACCCCCGCACCTCGTGGCACGACCGGATGGGGCTGACGCTGGAGGAGGCCCTCCGCCTGCCCGCGCTCGCCGGCTCGACGGTCGTCGCCGGGGCGCAGGGTCTCGACCGGGCGGTCCGGCACATGGTCGTCGACGACCCCTCCGACCCGCTCGGCGTCGCCGGCCCCGACGTCGTCGTCGTCCTCGGGGCGCGGCTGCCCCCGGCCGACCCCGCCAACTGCCGGGCCCTGGTGGAGCGGCTGGTCTCCATGGGCACCGCGGCCCTGGCCTTCCGCCGCGCCGACGGTCCGCCGCCGGTGCCGGGCGAGGTGCTCGCCGAGGCCGAGCGCCGCAGCTTCCCGGTCCTCGCGCTGCCCTCCGGCGTGCGCATGGACGAGGTCGTCTCCGAGGTCCTCGGGGCGGTCGTGGCCAAGCAGAGCGAGGCGCTCGACCTCTCCTCGCGGATGCAGAACCAGTTCATCGACGTCGCCCTCTCCGGCGGCGGGCTGGAGGAGGTCACCGACCAGCTCGCGACGTTCCTGGAGGGCGCCGCGGTCCTGGGCCTCGGGCCCGACCGCGAGATCGTCACCAGCGCCGGGCCCCCGGACGACGTCGCGGAGATCAGCGACTGGCTGTGGCTGCTCGACGCGGCCGCCGACGACGCGCTCGCCGAGCTCGCCCCCGCCCGGCGGGTGTCCGCCGTCCGGGCCGACCAGAGCGTGGTCACCCCGGCCGACGTGCTCGCCGACGCCGACCTCTCGCCGGCCGACGGCATCCTGCTCGTCCCGGGGCACCACGAGCTGCCCGGCGGGGTGGGGGAGTACGCCGTCGCCCCGATCATGGCCGGCGACCAGCGGCACGGCTGGCTGGTGGCGGTCAACCGCACCGGTCCGCTCCTGGTCGGCGCCGGTGGCGTTCTGGAGCGCGCCGCGATGGTCTCCGCGTTGTCGGTGATCCGCCAGCAGGCCGTGCACTCGGTCGAGCTGCGCTTCCAGGGCGACCTGGTCCGCCGGCTGGTCGGCGGCTCGATGCGGCACACCGAGCGCGCGCTCGCGCAGACGCGCTCCTTCGGCTGGCGGCTCGACGGGCCGGTCGTCGTCCTCGTGTCGGCGACCGAGACGGTGGCCGACCCGCAGGCCGATCCCACCCGCGCCCTCGACGTCCTCGACCGGCTGGCCGACGGCTGGCGGGCGGCGCTGGAGGGCGAGGTCGCCGGCGCCGCGGTCGCCGGGCTGTCCACCGAGATCGTCACCGTGCTGCCGCTCGACGGCCACACGCCCGAGGAGATCTCGGCGCTGGTCTCGGCGGTCACCTCGCGCGTCAACGCGCGGCTGCGCCGCGTGGGCCGCGTGCTCGGCACCGGCATCGGCCGCCCGGCGGCGAACATCACCGGCCTCGGCGACGCCTACCAGCAGGCGCAGCGGGCCCTGTCGGTCGGGCAGGAGATCCACGGCGGCGGCGCGGTCACGCACTTCGACCAGCTCGGCGTCTTCCGGCTGCTGTCGCTCATCCCCGACAGCACCGAGCTGCGGTCCTACGTCGACGAGGTGCTCGGCCCGCTGGCCGACAGCGGCGACCCGGACTCCGCCGACCTGCGCGAGACGCTGCGGGTGCTGCTGGAGACCAACCTCAACGTGGCGGAGTCGGCCCGGCGCCTGCACTTCCACTACAACACGATGCGCTACCGGATCGGGAAGCTGGAGCGGCTGCTCGGGCCGTTCACCACCGACCCGACGCTGCGGCTCAACCTGCTGCTGGCGCTGCACGCGGCCCGGATGCGCGGGCTGGACCAGCCGTTGCGGCCGCCGATCGAGTCGGTGGGGGCCGTGCTCGACGACGGCCTCGACGCGCTCATCTAGTTGAACCTTCCAGCGCGTGCGGCCCGAGAACTCTGACGAGAGGACGTCCGGAGAGGGAGGGCCCGTGGGCGGAGCGGTCGACCTCCTGCTGTCGCGCATGGTGGCGCTTCAGGAGGAGTTGGAGGTCACGGGCGACCCGGCCCGGTTCTTCCTCGGCACGTACCTGCGCACGACGCAGGCCGTGCGCATGGCGCTGGACGACGGTCGGTTCGAGGACCCGGCCTGGGTCGCGGAGTGGGACGTCGACTTCGCCGGCTTCTACCTCGACGCGCTGGAGGCCTACCGGCTCGACCCGGACAGCGCCCCCGATCCGTGGCGGCGGGCGTTCGGCGCGGCGCGGACGCTGCCGCCGGAGGCGCACGTGCTGCTCGGCATGAACGCGCACATCAACTTCGACCTGCCGCAGTCGCTGGTGCGGGTCATCCCGGACGACGAGTTCGCCGATCCCGACCTGCTGGCCTCGCGCGAGCGCGACCACGAGCGGATCGACGGCGTCCTGGCCTCCCGGGTGGCCGCCGAGGACGCCGAGCTGGTCCGCGTCGGCGGCCGGCGGACGACGCTGGACCGGGTGCTGGCCCCGGCCAACCGCGCCGCCAGCCGGCTGTTCCTGCGCGAGTCGCGCCGCAAGGTCTGGGCCAACACCGCAGCCCTGCACGAGGCGGCGTTGCGCGGCAGCGGCGCCTACGAGCGCCGGCTCGGCCAGCTCGAGGCGCTCGCCGCCGGCCGGGTGGCCGACCTGCTGCGCCCCGGCCCGGTGCTGCTCCGCCTGGCCGTGCACGGCTTCGGCGTCACCCTCCCCGCCTAACCGACGCTCAGCCGGAGACAGGTCACCTCCGGTCCTGGATAGGACTGCTCGCTGCCCTCGTTGCGCTCGCCCGGGTCGATGCCGAGCCCCGCGGCCGGGTCCTTGTCCACCGCGTACGGCTGCAGGTCGGGGCGCCCGGGATCGCGGAGCGACACGATCAGGTGCCAGGGGAAGGCCGGGTTGTGCAGCCGGAAGTCGATGACCGAGAAGTTGGCCGGCTGGCGGCGGTGGACGTGGAACACCGCGACCGCCTCCAGGCCGGCCCTCTCGAGCCGGCGGTGCACCCGGAGCAGCTCGGCGGGGTCGGCGACGAAACCGGCGTCGTCGTAGGCGCGGAAGTACCGGCCCTGCGCCTCGAACGCCGGGCGCAGCGCCGGGTCGTTGCGCCGGTTCCGCGTCGGGTCGAAGAACACGACGTCGGTCGCCGTGTAGGGGAAGCCGGGCGCCTCCGGAGCGGCGACCAGCAGGCCGAACGACTTCAGACCCGCGTCGTGCACGGCGGTCGCCGTGCTCACGATGCGGTCGCGCAGCGGTGCGGGCAGTTGGACGGTTCGCATGCCCGGAGGAGGCCACCGGACCGGGCGGGGATACCCGTCAGTCGTGGAAGACCTCGATGTCGGCACCCATCTCGACCAGCCGCTCGTACAGGTGCTCGTAGCCGCGGGCGATGATGTCGACGTTGCGCAGCACGCTGGTGCCCTTGGCCGCGAGCATCGCCAGCAGGATGCAGACGGCCGGCCGCAGCGCCGGGGGGCAGACCACTTCGGCGCTGGACCAGCGGGTGGGGCCGGTGACCAGCACGCGGTGCGGGTCGAGCAGCCGCACGTTCGCGCCCAGCCGGGTCAGGTCCGACAGGTGGATCGCCCGGTTGTCGTAGACCCAGTCGTGGATCAGCGTCTCGCCGGCGGCGTGCGCGGCGATGACCGCGAAGAACGGCAGGTTGTCGATGTTGAGGCCCGGGAAGGGCATCGGGTGGATCTTGTCGATCGGGGCCGCGAGCGCCGACGGCCGGATGGTCAGGTCGGCCAGCCGGGTGTGCCCGTTGTCGGCGAGGTAGTCGGGGGAGCGCTCGATCCGCAGGCCCATCTCGGCCAGGACGGCGAGCTCGATCTCGAGGAACTCCACCGGCGCGCGGCAGACGGTGACCTCGGAGTCGGTGACGATGCCGGCGGTCAGCAGGCTCATCGCCTCGACCGGGTCCTCGCTGATCGTGTAGTCGACGTCCGCGTCCAGCACCGGGCGGCCGCGCACGACCAGCGTCGTCGTCCCCAGGCCCTGGATGTCCACCCCGAGCCGCTGCAGGTACAGGCAGAGGTCCTGGACCATGTAGTTGGAGCTGGCGTTGCGGATGGTCGTCGTCGAGTCCGACCGCGCCGCAGCCAGCAGCGCGTTCTCGGTGACGGTGTCGCCCCGCTCGGTCAGCACGATCGTCCGGTCGTGCGCCCCGTCGGCACGGACGGTGGCCTGGTACTCCCCGCCGTGCGCCTGCACCTGCAGGCCGAACGGGCGCAGCGCGATCATGTGCGGCTCGACGGTGCGCGTGCCGAGGTCGCAGCCGCCGGCGTAGGGCAGCCGGAAGTCCTCGTACCGGTGCAGCAGCGGGCCCAGGAACATGATGATGCTGCGGGTGCGGCGGGCCGCGTCGGCGTCGATGCCGGCCAGGTCCAGCTCGTCGGGGACGACGAGGGTGAGGTCGCGGCCGGCCGCGTCCCAGGTGGCCTCGACGCCGATCGAGCGCAGCACGTCGAGGATCCGGTCGACCTCGACGATGCGGGCCAGGTTGCGCAGCGTCGTCCGGCCGCGGTTGAGCAGGGCGGCGCACAGCAGGGCGACGGCGGCGTTCTTGGACGACTTCACCGTCACGCTGCCGTGCAGGGTGCGCCCGCCGGTGACCCGCAGGTGGGTCGGGCCGGACGGCGTGCTCGGGCCGACGCTGATCAGCTCGCTGCCCAGCGCCGCCGACAGCCGGCCGAGCAGCTCGAGGGTCAGGTTCTGGCCGCCCTGCTCGATGCGGGCCACGGCGCTCTGGCTGGTGCCCAGGCGTTCGGCGAGCTGCAGCTGGGTGAGGCCGCGATGCCGTCGGGCGTCACGGACGAGGACGCCGATCCGCTGCATGACGCTGGCGTCGCCGGCGGTCTCGGGAAGAAGGTCGGTCACCGTCACGCCCGCCACGGTATCTCGCATGTGAGATGCGCCCCGCACGCCACGCTGTGACGGACCCGTTCGCCTTCAGGCGGCGGCAGAGTCCGGCAGCAAGCGTTGTTCTGGCTGGGAAAGTCGTCCGACCGGGAGGTGAACGCCCGGGCGGCAGAGACGCCAGGGCGTCGGCAGGACTCAGCCTGCAGCCGCTCGTCCGGCGTGCTGGGGAGCTGAGCCGGCAGCGCGCCTGCCCAGCAGATCGGCCAGCAGCATGCCCGCCACGCCGATGGCCACCCCGACGAGCGTGTAGAGAACGCGCTCGCCCTCGGCCGCCAGCGTGTCCGGGTGGGGCAGGTCGATCGCGATCAGCGTGGTCGCGGCGACCGCGGCGCAGTACAGGGCGTAGTTGACGAAGCGGATGGAGGCCGCCACCGCGGCGAGGACCACCAGCACCGCCTCCACGGCGTAGCGGTTGTCGATGGTGAGCAGGACCAGGCAGGCCAGCCCGGCGCCGAGGATCGCGCCGGCCAGGCGCTGCTCGGCTATGAGCTTGGACTGCTCGATGTCGGGCTTGAGCGTGATGATCGTGGCGACGGGCAGCCAGGAGGCGTTGGGCAGGTGCAGGCCCAGGGCGATGGCGACGGCGCCGGCCACGAGCACCGCCCGCAGGGCGGCGAAGATGGCCACCTGCCGTGTCAGCGGCCGCGGCGAGACGTCTCCCGGCAGCTCCGGGAACGGCGAGGTCTCCGCCTTCCGGCCGCGGGCCAGCCACAGCAGGCAGGTGGCCGCCAGCCACAACGCGCTGGCGGTGAGCCAGGCCAGCGCCTGGGGCCACGGGTGCAGCGGCGTCCCGTGGTGGGCGTCGAAGACCGCGGTGCCCAGGGCCACGAGCAACCAGATGTTGAGCAGCAGCGCCCCGATGAACCGGTGCACCCCCAGGCACACCGCCAGCCCGCAGAGCACGGTGACGGCGAAGACGATCAGCACCGCCAGCCCCCACGGCCACCCGCCGGCGGCGAAGCCGAGCGCGGTCAGCAGCGTCCCGGCGCCCCCGACCAGGGCCATCTCGCGCGCCCGGACCAGGTAGGCGCCCCCCGGGTCGCTGACCGCCACGAACAGCAGGCCGAACAGCACGCTCAGCTCGTACGCCTCCAGGTCGAGGGCGTGCAGCGCGGCGAACACGGCGCCGAGGATCACGACCGCCGCGATGCCGCGGCGAAGGGTGAGCCCGGCCGCGTGGATCTCGAAGATCGTCGCCAGCCGATGCTCCGGGCGCACGTCGGTCAGCCCTGGGCGGCTCATCGCACCGCCTCCCACCTGTCACCGGTCCGGGAATCCCGGCCGGCAGATCAAACGTCGCCCGCCGGAACGCGCCGCCGCCTCATCCGCCCCGGACGACCCCCGCTCGCTCGTCCGGCGCTCGGCGGGGAGCCACGTGGACGTCCCCACCCGGAACGACGCTTGCCGCCGAACTCACCGACGGCAGAGCGCGAGCACGCGGTGCAGCCGGCGGTCGGAGGGCGAGGCCAGCGGGGGCAGCAGGAGCGTGGCGATGCCGCAGTCGACGGCGGCGCCGTCGCGCTCCGCGCGGTCGCCGACCACCAGCGCGTGCTCGGGCTCGACGCCGAGAGCGCGCAGCGTGCGGGTGAACATCCGCGGGTCCGGCTTCTGGATGCCGTGCTCGACCGACAGCGTGAAGACGTCGACGACGCCGTCCAGCCCGGCCGCCGCGAAGGCCGGGCGGATGTCGACGTGGATGTCGCTGACGACGGCCAGCCGCAGCCCCGCCGCGCACAGCTCGCGCAGCGTCGACGCGGCGTCTTCGGCGAACTCGTCGAGCGTGAGGTCGGACTCGACGGCGTAGAGGGCTTCGGAGAGTTCCCCGTCGAGGCCGAGGTCGTCGAACGCCTCGAGGTACGTGCGGCGGTGCCGGGCGGCGTCGGTGTCGACGCCGGGGGCGTCGAGGCGCTCGGCCGCCTTCGCCAGACCGGCGGCGAGCAGCGCGGGGTCGTCGTCCCGGCCGAGGCGGCGCAGCGCCTCGGTGGCCCAGGCCTCCTCGTCCAGCGTGGTGACGAGGGTGCCGCGCCAGTCGAAGAGGACAGCGCGGAAGCTCATCGGGGCGTCAGCGCAGGACGTCGTCGGCGACGTCGTTGACGATCGCGCGGAACGTGGTCGTGTCCACCTCGTCGTCCACGGTGACCCGCACGATGTCGGCGACCTGCTGGACGCTGGCCGGGCGGACGGCGCTCGCCCGGGCGGAGGCGACGAGGTGCAGGTACTGGACGCGGGCCGGATCGCTGTGCATGGGTAGCGACGGTAAGCAGCGTTCCTGGGAGTGACGGGGACCACGCGCGGCGTGTGTGAACGATTCGTCACAGCCGTCGCAGGAGGCCCCGAAAGCCTCTTGGGATGCTTCCCGTGTGTCGTGGACCTGGGACCCCACGTTGTACGCCGGCAGCGCTGCGCACTACGTCGTGGGCCGGGTGCCCTACCCGCCGTCGGTCGCATCCGCGCTGGTCAACGCGGTGCCGCTGGACGGCCGGCAGCGGCTGCTCGACGTGGGCTGCGGGCCCGGGTCGCTGACGCTGCTGCTCGCGCCGCACGTCGCCGAGGCGATCGGGGTCGATGCCGACGGCGACATGCTGGTGGAGGCCGCCCGGCTGGGCGCCCGGCTGCCGAACGTGCGGTGGGTTCGGCTGCGGGCCGAGGAGCTGCCGGCCGACCTGCCCGCCGTCGACGTCGTGACCTTCGCGCAGTCCTTCCACTGGATGGACCGGCCGCGCGTCGCCGCCGCGGTGCGCCGGATGCTCCGGCCCGGCGGCGCCCTCGTGCACGTGGGCGCGACGACGCACGAGGGCATCGAGCCGCACGGCGACCTGCCGTTCCCGCGGCCGCCGCGCGAGTCGGTGGCGCGCCTGGTGGAGGGCTACCTCGGCCCGGTGCGCCGGGCCGGTCAGGGCGTGCTGCCGTCGGGCACGGGCGGGGGAGAGGACGACGTCTTCCGGGCGGCCGGGTTCTCCGGGCCCTCGCGGTTCGAGGTGGAGGGCCGGGTCGTCGAGCGGTCGGTCGAGGAGGTCGCGTCGTCGGTCTACTCGCTGTCGAGCTCCGCGCCGCACCTGTTCGGGGCGCGCGTGGCGGCGTTCGACGCCGAGCTGCGGGCGCTGCTGGTCGACGCGAGTGACGAGGGCAGGTTCAGCGAGCAGATGCGGTCGATCACCCTGAGCCTCTGGCGCTGACCGATGATTCCTCGGCGCCGTCCTGGTCTGCACGACGACGACCGACTCACCGGGGAGCTGACCCGATGCGGAAGCTGGCCTTCGCCATGAACGTGAGCCTGGACGGCTACATCGCCGCGCCCGGCGACGACCTCGGCTGGAGCGTGCCGAGCGACGAGCTGTTCCAGTTCTGGTCCGACCGGGTGGCGGCGACGGGCCTGGCGCTGTACGGGCGCAGGCTGTGGGAGACGATGAGCTCCCACTGGCCGACCGCCGACCAGCAACCGGGCGTGACACCGGCGCACATCGAGTACGCCCGCCGCTGGCGGGACATGCCGAAGGTGGTGTTCTCCTCGACGGCCGGCGCGGTCGACCGGAACACCCGCCTGGTCACCGGCGACGCCGTTCCCGAGATGGCCCGCCTCAAGACGGAGGACGGCGGACCGATGGAGATCGGCGGCGCGACGCTCGCCGCCGTGGCCATGCGGGCCGGGCTGATCGACGAGTACGCGATGGTCACCCATCCGGTCCTGGTCGGTGGTGGCACGCCGTTCTTCACGGCCCTGGACGACTGGGTGGCGCTGAACCTCGTGGAGACCCGGACGTTCCCCGACGGTGTGCTCCTGACCCGGTACGAGACCAGGCGCTGAGCCCGCGAAGGCCAGCTCAGAAGGTGCCGCGGTAGAGGGAGCAACCGCGGCAGACCTCCGGCGGCTGGTCGGTGAGCAGCGCGGCGCGGAACGCCTGGTACGCCTCGCCGTGCCAGATCGTGGCGAGGTCGTCGTCCTCGAGCGACCCCAACGACACCCGGTCGTCGCCCATGACCATGCAGCACGGCTGCACGGTGCCCCGGCTGGTCACGTAGGCGGCGTCCCACGGCCAGCTGCACCCCGGGTGGCCGGGCCGGCGTGGGGACGGCGTGGCGTCCGGCGTCGGCAGCCGCAGCGACACCGCGCACTCGGCGGCGGCCGTGCGGGCCGCCGCGAAGACGGCGGCGACCTCCGCCGGGTCCATGGACCCCAGCGACTCCGTGGCCGCGAACGCGCGGATCCCGGCGTAGTTCCCGGAGGGGTCGGTGTCGTCGAAGTCGTGCGAGAGCCCCTGCACCCTCAGCTCGTCGACGCCCCACTCGCCGAGCCGCCGCACCAGCAACGGCAGCTCGTGCACGTTGCGGCGCATCGCCACGAAGACCACCCGCACCCACGGCTTCGCCGAGCCCGCCGCCTGCCGCGCCTCGATCAGGCCGCGCAGGTTGCGGGTGATCCGCGCGAAGTCGGCGCCGGCGCGGATGCCCTCGTGGGTGGCGGCGGTGGCGCCGTCCAGGGAGACGTGCAGCCAGCCCAGGCCGAGGGCGACCAGCTGCTCGGACCGGGCGCGGGTGAGCAGCATGGCGTTGCTGTTGAACCCGACCTCGATGCCGCGGGCCGTGGCCACGCCGACCATCTCCATCAGGTGCGGCTGCAGCAGCGGCTCGCCGAGGCCCTGCAGGGTGAGCCTGGTCAGGTCCGGCAGCTCGTCCAGGAGCCGGCGGAACAGCTCCATCGGGAACGCCCCCG
Protein-coding regions in this window:
- a CDS encoding dihydrofolate reductase family protein, giving the protein MRKLAFAMNVSLDGYIAAPGDDLGWSVPSDELFQFWSDRVAATGLALYGRRLWETMSSHWPTADQQPGVTPAHIEYARRWRDMPKVVFSSTAGAVDRNTRLVTGDAVPEMARLKTEDGGPMEIGGATLAAVAMRAGLIDEYAMVTHPVLVGGGTPFFTALDDWVALNLVETRTFPDGVLLTRYETRR
- a CDS encoding class I SAM-dependent methyltransferase yields the protein MSWTWDPTLYAGSAAHYVVGRVPYPPSVASALVNAVPLDGRQRLLDVGCGPGSLTLLLAPHVAEAIGVDADGDMLVEAARLGARLPNVRWVRLRAEELPADLPAVDVVTFAQSFHWMDRPRVAAAVRRMLRPGGALVHVGATTHEGIEPHGDLPFPRPPRESVARLVEGYLGPVRRAGQGVLPSGTGGGEDDVFRAAGFSGPSRFEVEGRVVERSVEEVASSVYSLSSSAPHLFGARVAAFDAELRALLVDASDEGRFSEQMRSITLSLWR
- a CDS encoding PucR family transcriptional regulator, producing the protein MGLTLEEALRLPALAGSTVVAGAQGLDRAVRHMVVDDPSDPLGVAGPDVVVVLGARLPPADPANCRALVERLVSMGTAALAFRRADGPPPVPGEVLAEAERRSFPVLALPSGVRMDEVVSEVLGAVVAKQSEALDLSSRMQNQFIDVALSGGGLEEVTDQLATFLEGAAVLGLGPDREIVTSAGPPDDVAEISDWLWLLDAAADDALAELAPARRVSAVRADQSVVTPADVLADADLSPADGILLVPGHHELPGGVGEYAVAPIMAGDQRHGWLVAVNRTGPLLVGAGGVLERAAMVSALSVIRQQAVHSVELRFQGDLVRRLVGGSMRHTERALAQTRSFGWRLDGPVVVLVSATETVADPQADPTRALDVLDRLADGWRAALEGEVAGAAVAGLSTEIVTVLPLDGHTPEEISALVSAVTSRVNARLRRVGRVLGTGIGRPAANITGLGDAYQQAQRALSVGQEIHGGGAVTHFDQLGVFRLLSLIPDSTELRSYVDEVLGPLADSGDPDSADLRETLRVLLETNLNVAESARRLHFHYNTMRYRIGKLERLLGPFTTDPTLRLNLLLALHAARMRGLDQPLRPPIESVGAVLDDGLDALI
- a CDS encoding helix-turn-helix domain-containing protein; the protein is MTVTDLLPETAGDASVMQRIGVLVRDARRHRGLTQLQLAERLGTSQSAVARIEQGGQNLTLELLGRLSAALGSELISVGPSTPSGPTHLRVTGGRTLHGSVTVKSSKNAAVALLCAALLNRGRTTLRNLARIVEVDRILDVLRSIGVEATWDAAGRDLTLVVPDELDLAGIDADAARRTRSIIMFLGPLLHRYEDFRLPYAGGCDLGTRTVEPHMIALRPFGLQVQAHGGEYQATVRADGAHDRTIVLTERGDTVTENALLAAARSDSTTTIRNASSNYMVQDLCLYLQRLGVDIQGLGTTTLVVRGRPVLDADVDYTISEDPVEAMSLLTAGIVTDSEVTVCRAPVEFLEIELAVLAEMGLRIERSPDYLADNGHTRLADLTIRPSALAAPIDKIHPMPFPGLNIDNLPFFAVIAAHAAGETLIHDWVYDNRAIHLSDLTRLGANVRLLDPHRVLVTGPTRWSSAEVVCPPALRPAVCILLAMLAAKGTSVLRNVDIIARGYEHLYERLVEMGADIEVFHD
- a CDS encoding SPASM domain-containing protein — encoded protein: MTSACNLSCAMCLVSYRPRIDRATGAFPMELFRRLLDELPDLTRLTLQGLGEPLLQPHLMEMVGVATARGIEVGFNSNAMLLTRARSEQLVALGLGWLHVSLDGATAATHEGIRAGADFARITRNLRGLIEARQAAGSAKPWVRVVFVAMRRNVHELPLLVRRLGEWGVDELRVQGLSHDFDDTDPSGNYAGIRAFAATESLGSMDPAEVAAVFAAARTAAAECAVSLRLPTPDATPSPRRPGHPGCSWPWDAAYVTSRGTVQPCCMVMGDDRVSLGSLEDDDLATIWHGEAYQAFRAALLTDQPPEVCRGCSLYRGTF
- a CDS encoding FUSC family protein; this translates as MSRPGLTDVRPEHRLATIFEIHAAGLTLRRGIAAVVILGAVFAALHALDLEAYELSVLFGLLFVAVSDPGGAYLVRAREMALVGGAGTLLTALGFAAGGWPWGLAVLIVFAVTVLCGLAVCLGVHRFIGALLLNIWLLVALGTAVFDAHHGTPLHPWPQALAWLTASALWLAATCLLWLARGRKAETSPFPELPGDVSPRPLTRQVAIFAALRAVLVAGAVAIALGLHLPNASWLPVATIITLKPDIEQSKLIAEQRLAGAILGAGLACLVLLTIDNRYAVEAVLVVLAAVAASIRFVNYALYCAAVAATTLIAIDLPHPDTLAAEGERVLYTLVGVAIGVAGMLLADLLGRRAAGSAPQHAGRAAAG
- a CDS encoding DUF5995 family protein — protein: MGGAVDLLLSRMVALQEELEVTGDPARFFLGTYLRTTQAVRMALDDGRFEDPAWVAEWDVDFAGFYLDALEAYRLDPDSAPDPWRRAFGAARTLPPEAHVLLGMNAHINFDLPQSLVRVIPDDEFADPDLLASRERDHERIDGVLASRVAAEDAELVRVGGRRTTLDRVLAPANRAASRLFLRESRRKVWANTAALHEAALRGSGAYERRLGQLEALAAGRVADLLRPGPVLLRLAVHGFGVTLPA
- a CDS encoding HAD family hydrolase, producing MSFRAVLFDWRGTLVTTLDEEAWATEALRRLGRDDDPALLAAGLAKAAERLDAPGVDTDAARHRRTYLEAFDDLGLDGELSEALYAVESDLTLDEFAEDAASTLRELCAAGLRLAVVSDIHVDIRPAFAAAGLDGVVDVFTLSVEHGIQKPDPRMFTRTLRALGVEPEHALVVGDRAERDGAAVDCGIATLLLPPLASPSDRRLHRVLALCRR